The Streptomyces venezuelae genomic interval CCGGCGAACCGGACCTTGAGGATCTCCCCGTACGCCTGGTCGGCCGCGGCCCCGGCCGCCGCGATCCGCGCGAGCTCGTGGGCGTCCTTGACGCCGCGGAGCATGGGCAGGGCCTCGGTGAGGGAGACGTACGAGGTGCCGGGCAGGACCTTCTGGAGGCCGAGCAGATGCATGGCCCAGGCGTTGTCGCTGACGCCGAAGCGCCCTTCGACGTCGAGGAGCGGCGCCGTGACGGCGTACGGGTCCTTGCCGTCCGTCCAGTCGCGCAGCGTGAGCGCGGCGGCCCCGGTGGCCTTCTCCGCGTCGGGCGCCTCCAGGGTGGGGACGACGAGGACCGGCTCCTGGCCGGCGGCGAGGACCAGGACGGTGAGCCGTTCGGTGATCGCGGTCGGCTGGTAGCCGGTGAGGTAGACGAGGTCGGGTCCCGGGGCGACGAGAACGCCCGCGAGCCCCGCGTCGGCCGCGGACTCGGCGGCGCGGGCCATCCGGGCCCGGTAGTCGTCCGCGGTGAAGGGCACGACCTCATCGAGGGCGGGGGTGCGCGACATGGGGGCTCCTTCTCGGCGGCAGCGGCGGCGACGTACAGCATCCTGCCCCCGGCCGGGCCCCGACGCGACCGCTCAGCGGTGGTCCGGGCCCTGGGCGATGAGCCGCTCCAGAAGCTCCTGGAAGTCGTCGCCGACGACGATCCGCAGATCGCCGCGCTCCTCGTCGTGCTCGCTGAGCTGGGTGAGCGTGCCGCCGCGCCACCAGAAGACGTACGGGCTGATGGCCCCCGGCGTGTCCTCGTACCCGGAGGCGGCGAAGGAGGCCATCGCGCCGAGGGCCGGGATGATCGAGGTGTCCCGGATGGGGTGGAAGGCGAGCTGGTGGCGGAAGGGCAGGGCGACGAGCGCGCCGTGCTCGCCCAGCGGCAGTCCGGTGACGCGCCGGGCCACGCCGTCCAGGTCGAGGACGCGGCTCGCGGTGTAGAAGGAGTCGCCGAGGATGATCTCGAAGCACATGCCGTCGGCGTCGCGGACGGTCTCGTGCTCCTCCACGGGCAGCCCGCGCAGATTGCGCAGCGCCCGGTCGCGGAGCTGCGCGTGGTCGCCGAGCCGGTCCAGGGCCTCGTCGGTGAGCATCATGACGCTCTCCGGCAGGTCGAGCGCGAGGACCTCGTACAGCCCGGGGGCGACGGTTCGCGCGTAGCCGAAGGCCCCTGCGTCGATGCCGTCGCCGCTGACGACCCGGGGGTAGAGCTGGGCCCGGATCTGCTCGGGCGGGAGGGTCTCCAGAGCGGACGGCCCCTCCATCGCCCGTACGACCAGGTCGACATGACGATGAATCAGCTCGGGCCAGACGCGCATGCCGCGGCGGTCCTGGTGGCAGACGGCGGCGAGGTTGCCGAGGCCGAACCGCCGCTTCCTGTCGTCGACGACGTGGTCCGCGTAGACGGAGACCTCCAGACCGAGCTCGGCGAAGGTGGCGCGGACCCGGCCGCGGAAGAGCGCGGCCTCGCGCTCCGAGAAGTACGTGAACTCGGGATCCCTCGGCGTGTCCTCGCCGTCCCGCTTGGGTCCTCGCCTCAGCCAGCCCACGTCAGCCCGCCTTCCGTCGCCGTTGCGCACAGGGTAGCGAGTGCGGGTGTCAGCTCTTGAGTCGTCGCGCGAACTCGGCAGCCGGCCCGGCGGGTTCGCCTCCTTCACCGGTTGCGCCCCCGCCGAGACCCGGGAGGAGGAGTTCGATGCGGTGGACGAGGCGGGGCGCGACCAGCGGGACGGCGGTGGCGCCGGGGACTCCGGCGGCCACGGGGAGCGGCAGGAGCGCGAGGCCGTGCCCGGCGGCGGCGAGGGCGGCGAGGGTGCGGGTGTCGGTGCCCTCGTAGCGCAGGGCCGTACGGAAGCCCCGGCCGGCCGGTCCGGCGTGGACGGCCCGGAGCTGCTCCAGGGGGACCCCGGCGGCGGGCGCGTCGAGCCAGCGCGCGTCCACGAGGTCGTCGAGCCGCAGCCCGGCGCGCCCGGCGAGCGGATGGCCGGCGGGCAGGACGACGGCGAGCGGCTCCTCGGCGATCCCGGTCGCGGTGAGCGGCGCGACGTCGGGCAGCCGCAGCGGGTCGCTGGGTGCGGTGATCCCGTCGACGAGCCCGGCGTCGGCCTCGCCGGTGGCGACGGCCTCGGGTACTCGCTCGCCGGGCAGGGCGCGCAGGGTGACCCCGGTGGCGGGCAGCGCGGCGAGGGTACGGGCGGCCAGGGCGAGCGGGGAGGCGGCGACGCTCAGTGTCGCGCGGGGCGCGGCGGCGAACCGGCCGAGGTCGGCGCGGGCCGCGTCGAGGCGCAGGAGCAGCGCCCCCGCGTGTTCGAGGAGCCGCTGCCCGGCGGGGGTGGGTGCGACGGGCCGCCGGCCGAGGAGCGGCAGCCCGAGGTCGGCCTCCAGGGCGGCGATGTGCTGGGAGACGGCCGACTGGGTGTAGCCCAGCTCGCGGGCGGCCTCGGAGAAGGAGGCGAGCCGGGCGACGGTGACGTACGTACGGAGGAGATGCGGGTCCACGAAGTCGCTCAGGAGCCGTCGGGGGCGGTGAGGAGGGCGCGCGCGTAGTGGGCGAGCGAGCGGTTGTAGCGGGGCAGCAGGGGTGCGAGGGCGCCGAGGGCGAGGGAGGCGGCCTCGCGGTCCCGGCCGGTGTCGGCGAGGGCGAGGGCGAGGAAGGCGTCGACGGCGCCGGAGAGCGCGAGTTCGTCGGCGTCGAGCCGGTCGGCGGGGATGTCGCGCTCGGCGGTGAGGAGTTCGACGCTGCGGTCGGGCCGGCCCAGGTTGCGGAGGCTGCTGGCGAGCTGGACGACGGCCCGGCGGCGACGCAGCCCGGTGAGACCGGCGTCGAGGGCGCGCTCGTAGAGGCGGACCGCCTCCACGGGCAGGCCGGTGGAGTCGTGGGCGGCGCCCAGCTCGAAGAGGGCTGCGGGGTCGTCTTCGGCCCGCTCGGCGGCGAGGGCGGCGACGGCGGCGCGGAAGTCGGCGGGCTCGTGGTCGTCGAGGCGCTCCCAGAGCGCGGCGACCCGGAGCTCCCACTCCTGCTCCACCGAGTGATGGCTGGTCATACGGACACCCTACTGACGGCGACATAAGCATGCGTGATGGAGAGTGCAGGAATCATCGTTGGACGTGAACAGGCGGCGCCCACCAGCATGGTCGCCATGAACGCGAACACCTCCCGCCCCGTCCCCCGCATCGCCCTGGTCGGCGACCGCTCCCCGCACGTCAGGTCCCATGTCCGTATCCCCGTCCTCCTCGACGCCCTCGCCGAACGGGACGGGCTCGCGCTCGACGCGTACTGGATCCCGACGGGTGACGCGGAGGCGCCCGGCGCCGTCAGGGGCTTCGACGCGGTGTGGGTGCTGCCGGGCAGTCCGTACGCGAGCGAGGCGGGGGCGCTGGCCGCGATCCGTACGGCCCGTGAGGACGGCATCCCCTTCCTCGGCACCTGCGGCGGCTTCCAGCACGCCCTCCTCGAGTACGCGCGGAACGTCTGCGGACTGTCCCGCGCCGCGCACGCCGAGAACGACCCGGCGGCGGATTCCGGAGACCTGCTGATCGCGCCGCTCGCCTGCTCGCTCGTCGGCCACGAGGGCGTCGTCCGGGTCGCCCCCGGCTCGCTCGCCGAGCAGTCCCTCGGCGCGGAGCGGACCACCGAGCGCTACCACTGCAACTACGGCCCGGACAGCCGGCACCTCGACGCCCTGCGCGCCCACGGCATCCGGTTCACTGGCGCCGACGAGGAGGGCGGGGTCCGCGTCGCGGAACTCCCCGGGCACCCCTTCTTCCTGGCGACCCTCTTCCAGCCGGAGCTGGCGGGCGACGGCACCCGCCCGCACCCGCTGATCCGCGCCCTGGCGACGGCGGCGGTGCGGCACGCGGAGGACGCCACGCCCTGAGAGGGACTCAGGGTTCAGATGCGGGGCAGGTGGCGGCCGACGAGGTCGAGGAGCCCCTCCACGCCCTCCGGGGAGCGCAGTCCGCGCTTGGGGAGCACCTCCACGAGCAGGATGTTCGGGTCGCGGCTGAGGAGCACCACGTGGTCACGGGTCTCGCGGTAGCCGCGGAAGACCGACCAGCGCTGGAGGAGCGTCACGTGCTCGGTCTCGGCGGAGACTCCCGTCCCGCTCACGGACAGGCGGTACTCGCCCTGCCAGGAGACCGTTTTCAGCGCGTGGTGGCTCTGGGCGTGAGGGACCGACCAGACCAGAACGGCGAGGACGGCGGGCAGCAGGGACGACGACGCGGCACTCGTCGGTGCGGCCAGGACCAGCAGGGCCACGGCCGCGAACAGTCCCGCGAAACCCCAGCGGACCAGATGGAGGCGCCGGCAGCGCTCGCGCACCAGGACGGCCGTGTGGATGTCGGCACGGGTCGGCCGGTACACCAGCTCGACCGTGCTCCGTATGTCGCCCTGCCTGCCGTCGTGCCCCGAGTCCATGACCATGGAACGGGATCGTACTGTTCCGCTAGGTCATCCGGACGACCAGGTGCGCGCGGTCCCGACTCCGGGCCACCAGGCGGGCGTTGACCTCGTCCGAGTCGTGCACCCAGCGCTCGGCCTGGGCCCGCTCCTTGCCGAAGCGGACGTGCCGCTCGACGAGCCGGGGGACGCGGCGGCGGTCGTCCAGGTCCAGGTACCAGACCTCGTCGAGGAGGGGCAGGGCCGCGGCCCAGGCGCCCTCGTCGTGGAGGAGGTAGTTGCCCTCGGTGACGACGAGCGGGACCTCGGGCGGGACGGCTATCGCTCCGGCGATCGGCTCCTCCAGGGAGCGGTCGAAGGCCGGGGCGTAGACGGTGGTGCCCGGTTCGGGGGCGCGCAGCCGGGTGAGGAGCGCCGTGTACCCGGCGGCGTCGAAGGTGTCGGGCGCGCCCTTCCGGCCGGCCCGGCCGAGGCGCTCCAGCTCGGCCTGCGCGAGGTGGAAGCCGTCCATCGGGACGAGGACGGCGAGCCCGTCGAGGCGGGCGACGAGCCGTGCGGCCAGCGTGGACTTCCCGGCCCCGGGCGCGCCCGCGAGGCCGAGTATCCGCCGGTGGCGCGGGCCGGACCCCGGCTCGGCGAGGGCACGCGCACGTGCGGCGAGGCGCTCGAATTGTTGCGCGTCCATGTCGGGCATTCTCGCACCCCTCGCCACCCCTCCCCCGGACCCTCGCCCGACCCTCCCCGACCCCTCGTTCGCACCCTCGCTGCGACGAGGGTCGTACCTGCGACGACGCGGGTTGACGCGAGTAGATTCCTACCGCTTCCACGTATTACGTTGGGGTAATGCCGTCCATCGCACTCGTCACCCTCGTCGTCCGTGAATACGACGAGGCCATCGCCTTCTTCACCGACGCCCTCGGCTTTGAACTCGTCGAGGACACCGACCGGGGCGACGGCAGTCGCTGGGTCGTCGTCCGTCCGCGCGGCGCGGCGGGCGTCGGCGGCCTCGGGAACGCGGGCCTGCTCCTGGCCCGCGCCAAGAACGAGACCGAGGCGGCCTCGGTGGGCAACCAGACGGGCGGCCGGGTCGGCTTCTTCCTCCACACCGAGGACTTCGCCCGCGACCATGCCCGGATGACGGCGGCCGGGGTCGTCTTCAAGGAGGAGCCGCGCCACGAGCCGTACGGCTCGGTCGTCGTCTTCGAGGACCTCTACGGCAACCGCTGGGACCTTCTCCAGCCGGCCGACGTCACCGACGCCACCACCGTCACCGCGTAAAAACCGCTGTCGCACGCGCGGTTCGGCTCCCTACACTCACGTCACGGCGCACCGATCGGTGCGCCGTGAGACGTCCGTCCGAGGGGAGATGACCGTGCGCAGCCACCGTGCCGTCGCCGTGTCGCCCTCCCGTGCCCGGTTCGACGTGATCCTCGCCTCTTCCCCCGGCCGGTGGCGGCTGCGCGCCCGCCATCGCCGACCCGTGACGTCCTGATCCTGATCCCTTCTCGATCCGTCCGGGAATCGCGCTGCCCTGTCTCCACGCAGCAGCGAAAGGCACGACACCGTGCGTACCCACCTCACCACCGGCATCCGCAACCTCGGCATCCTCGCCCACGTCGACGCGGGCAAGACCACCGTCACCGAGCGGATCCTGTTCCTCACCGGCGCCACCCACAAGCGCGGTGAGGTCCACGACGGCACGACCGTCACCGACTTCGACCCGCAGGAGCGGGACCGGGGCATCACGATCTTCGCCGCGGCCGTCAGCTGCGACTGGACCGGGCACCGGATCAACCTCATCGACACCCCGGGGCACGTCGACTTCTCCGACGAGGTCGAGCGTTCGCTGCGCGTCCTCGACGGCGCCGTCGCCGTCTTCGACGCCGTCGCGGGCGTCGAGCCGCAGAGCGAGACGGTGTGGCGGCAGGCGGACCGGCACGGCGTCCCGCGCATCGCGTTCGTCAACAAGCTGGACCGGGCGGGCGCGGAGCTCGACGGCGCCGTGGAGTCGATCCGTACGCGCCTCGGCACCGTCCCGCTCCCCGTCCAGCTCCCCATCGGGCGCGAGGACGGCTTCACGGGCGTCGTGGACCTGGTCCGGATGCGGGCGTACGTGTGGCCCGACGGCGCCGACACGTACACCGAGGAGCCGGTCCCGGACGAACTGACGGACGAGGCCCGGCACCGCAGGCGACGCCTGGAGGAGACGGTGGCGGAGCTGCACCCGGCCGCCCTGGAGGAGTTCTGCGCGCAGTCCGCGCTCTCCGAAGGGACACTGAGGGGCGCGCTCCGCGACCTCACCCTCTCCGGCGACGCCGTGGTCGTCCTGTGCGGCTCGGCGTACCGCAACCGGGGCGTCGAACCGCTCCTCGACGCCGTCGTCGCGTACCTCCCGGCGCCGTCCGACATGCCGCCGGTACGCGGCGGGACGCCGGCGGACCCGGCGGCGCCGTTCACCGCGCTCGCTTTCAAGGTGAGCGCGACGGCCACCGGCCGCATGACCTACGTCCGCGTCTACGCGGGCACGATCACGAAGGGGGACACCGTGCTCGACACCACCACCGGCCGCACCGAGCGGATCTCCCGCATCCTGCGCGTCCAGGCCGACCGGACGACGGAGCTGGACGGGGCGCGCGCCGGGGACATCGTCGCCGTCGTCGGCCCGAAGACGGCCCGACCGGGCGCGACGCTCTGCGCTCCGGACGCGCCGGTCCTCCTCGAACCGCCGACGACCGCCGACCCGGTGGTCTCGGTCGCCGTGGAGGCCCGCCGGAGCACGGACACGGGCCGCCTGGCGACGGCCCTCGCGAGACTCTCGGAGGAGGACCCCTCGCTCGTCGTGCGGTCCGACCCGGAGACGGGCCAGACGGTCCTCTCGGGCCTGGGCGAACTGCACCTGGAGGTCGCGGTGGAGAAGCTGCGGCGCGACCGCGGCCTTGAGGTGACGGTGGGCCGTCCGCAGGTCGCGTACCGGGAGACGGTGGCGAAGGGCGTCACGGGCCTGCTGTACCGCCATGTCAAACAGGACGGCGGCGCGGGCCAGTTCGCCCATGTCGTCATCGACGTCGAACCGGCCGGTGAGGAGCAGGACTTCGCCTTCTCCTCCTCGGTCACGGGCGGCCGCGTACCGCAGGAGTACGTCCGCGCGGTCGAGGCCGGCTGCCGGGACGCCCTCGTCGAGGGCCCCCTCGGCGGCCACCCGGTGACGGGTGTCCGGGTCACGCTCACGGACGGCGCGACGCATCCGAAGGACTCCTCGGAGATGGCGTTCCGCACGGCGGGCCGCTTCGCCCTGCGCGAGGCGCTCCGCGCGAGCGCGATGACCCTCCTGGAACCGGTGGCCGAGGTGACGGTCACCGTCCCTGCGGAGTCGGTCGGCGCGGTCCTCGGCGACCTCGCGGCCCGCCGGGGCCGGGTGACGGACCAGACGACCCGCTCCGGCACGGCGGTGGTCTCGGCGACGGTCCCGCTGGCCGAACTCTTCGGCTACGCGTCCCGCCTACGCAGCCGCACCCAGGGCCGCGGCACCTTCACCACCCGCCCGGCGGGGTACGCCGCGGCCCCGCAGTCGCAGGGCTGAGGCCGGGCGGCCGGCGCACGCCGCCGGGGGACGGCCCGGGCGGGTGCGTGAGCGTCGGCTCACGCACCGCCCGGGCAGGCACCGAGTCCGGAGACCGCACGAAACACGGTGGCGGCGGCCTGCGCGGGTGTGTGACGGTTCGGCCCATGGGCAACTCCAGGGCGTATCCCGTCTACCGGACCACCGACGCGGCCACCGCATTCGCGCGGGCCGATCGTCTGCGTCGGCAGATGGCCGAGTGCGAGGCCAAGGCCGAGCTCTACGCCGAGCTGCGAACGGTCGAGGACGTGCAGCGGATGGCTGCGGTCCTGCCCGAGGCACGCTTCGACTATCTGGACATCCGTACCGATCCTGCGGGTGAGTACGTCTGGTTCGACCTCGACGTGACGACCGCGGAAGCCACCGCGCTGGAGGCACACCTGCCGCTGGATGCCGATGCAGAAGTGCCGACAGGAACGGTGGAGGAACGTTTCGTCGCGGCTCTCGGCCAGGGCTTGGCCGACATCTGCTGGCGCGGGCTGTGGCCGGCGCGCCCGGAGCTTGGCCAGTACGCGAGCGCGAACGACGACGGCGTCCAGGTCGTGTTCCACGGCGAGAGGGCCCAGATCCGCGGGTGGACCGAGCATCACACCGTCTTCGTCCACGGCTGCGCCCGCACCCCCGGGGCCCTGACCAGGGCCCAGGAGCTCGCCGCGAGCATCGGCGGCCAGGTCCTGGGCGAGCCACAGCTCGGCTGGTGACGTGACGGCACGGCGCGCAGCTCCCGCTCCGTCCGTGCGGACCGGACAGGTCCGCTGCCCGTGAGGGCCCTGTGCCAGGATGCGGGGACGGCCGTCCACCGCACGCGGACGGCCCGGTGCCGTACGACTCGAGGAGCGACACGATGACCACGACCTCCGGCCCCTACCTCTCCGGGCTGTTCTCGCTCGACGGACGCACCGCCCTTGTCACCGGCGGCAGTTCGGGCATCGGCCGGGCCATCGCCGGGGCCCTGGCCCGGGCCGGGGCGCGGGTCGTGGTCCTGGCGCGCAAGGAGAGCGAGCTCGCCGCGACGGTGGACGAGCTGACGGCCGACGGCTGCCGGGCCGCGTGGGTGAGTGCCGACCTGAGCACCCGTGAGGGGATCAAGGCCGGGGCGGAGGCGGCGGCGGCCGTCTTCGGTGAGCCCGACATCCTGGTCAACTCTGCGGGCATCAACCTCCGTCCGCCGCTCGGCGAACTCGGCGACGAGGTCTGGGACACCACCATGACGGTGAACCTGGAGGCCCCCTTCCTCCTCGGCCGGCGCTTCGGCCCCGGCATGGCCGAGCGCGGCTTCGGCCGCATCATCCACATCACCTCCCAGCAGGCGCACCGCGCGTTCGTCCAGAGCGGTGCGTACGGGGTCTCCAAGGGCGCCCTGGAGTCGCTGGCCCGCTCGCAGGCGGAGGCGTGGTCGCCGTACGGCGTGACGGCCAACACCCTGGTCCCCGGCTTCGTCATGACCGCGCTCAACCGGCGGCTCTCCTCCGACCCGGAGAAGGTGGCGGCCCTGGCGGCCCGCACGATGGTCGGCCGCAACGGCCTCGCCGAGGACTTCGCGGGCGCGGCGGTCTTCCTGGCGAGCACGTCCTCCGCGTACGTCACGGGCCAGTCCCTCTTCGTGGACGGCGGCTTCTCCGTCCATTGAGCCGATCAGGCGCCGGGGGGCGTCCCCGACCAGGCGGTGAGGGACCGTGCGCAGTGGTCCAGGGCCGTCGCCGTGGGACCCGCGGACGCGGACAGGCCGGCCGTGAGGGTCAGGGCGGGGGCTTCGGCCGGGTTGCCCACCGTCACGGTGCACTCCACCGTGGCGGGCGGGCCCTCCGTGCCGGGCGGGACGGGGATCGTCAGGGTCAGTTCGCAGGCGGCCGCGCGGGCGCCCGAGGCGTCGAGGCGCGCGGTCATCGCCGCGACCAGCGGTTCGGCGCTGCTGTCCAGGGACCCCGGGCCCAGCGGGAAGTCCTCGTCGACGGCCACGACGCCGATCCCCCGCAGGGTGGTGGCCCGCAGGTGCAGCGCGCGGCCGCTGTACACGCCCGCGCTGTGCAGGACGTAGACGGCGACGAGCGCGGCCCGTACGGCGGCGCCGAGATCGGCGGACCCGCCGGGCAGCGGGAAGCTCCAGCGGGGTGCGCGGAGCCGGACCGGCGCGATCCCCTCCGCGAGCGCCGTGAGGCCGTCGTGGACCGTCTCGCCGAGGAGCCAGGGCCCGCCGGTTCCGAGCATCAGAAGCCGGCCGTGCTCGTCGACCGCGAGCG includes:
- a CDS encoding glutamine amidotransferase-related protein; the encoded protein is MNANTSRPVPRIALVGDRSPHVRSHVRIPVLLDALAERDGLALDAYWIPTGDAEAPGAVRGFDAVWVLPGSPYASEAGALAAIRTAREDGIPFLGTCGGFQHALLEYARNVCGLSRAAHAENDPAADSGDLLIAPLACSLVGHEGVVRVAPGSLAEQSLGAERTTERYHCNYGPDSRHLDALRAHGIRFTGADEEGGVRVAELPGHPFFLATLFQPELAGDGTRPHPLIRALATAAVRHAEDATP
- the fusA gene encoding elongation factor G, yielding MRTHLTTGIRNLGILAHVDAGKTTVTERILFLTGATHKRGEVHDGTTVTDFDPQERDRGITIFAAAVSCDWTGHRINLIDTPGHVDFSDEVERSLRVLDGAVAVFDAVAGVEPQSETVWRQADRHGVPRIAFVNKLDRAGAELDGAVESIRTRLGTVPLPVQLPIGREDGFTGVVDLVRMRAYVWPDGADTYTEEPVPDELTDEARHRRRRLEETVAELHPAALEEFCAQSALSEGTLRGALRDLTLSGDAVVVLCGSAYRNRGVEPLLDAVVAYLPAPSDMPPVRGGTPADPAAPFTALAFKVSATATGRMTYVRVYAGTITKGDTVLDTTTGRTERISRILRVQADRTTELDGARAGDIVAVVGPKTARPGATLCAPDAPVLLEPPTTADPVVSVAVEARRSTDTGRLATALARLSEEDPSLVVRSDPETGQTVLSGLGELHLEVAVEKLRRDRGLEVTVGRPQVAYRETVAKGVTGLLYRHVKQDGGAGQFAHVVIDVEPAGEEQDFAFSSSVTGGRVPQEYVRAVEAGCRDALVEGPLGGHPVTGVRVTLTDGATHPKDSSEMAFRTAGRFALREALRASAMTLLEPVAEVTVTVPAESVGAVLGDLAARRGRVTDQTTRSGTAVVSATVPLAELFGYASRLRSRTQGRGTFTTRPAGYAAAPQSQG
- a CDS encoding LysR family transcriptional regulator, yielding MDPHLLRTYVTVARLASFSEAARELGYTQSAVSQHIAALEADLGLPLLGRRPVAPTPAGQRLLEHAGALLLRLDAARADLGRFAAAPRATLSVAASPLALAARTLAALPATGVTLRALPGERVPEAVATGEADAGLVDGITAPSDPLRLPDVAPLTATGIAEEPLAVVLPAGHPLAGRAGLRLDDLVDARWLDAPAAGVPLEQLRAVHAGPAGRGFRTALRYEGTDTRTLAALAAAGHGLALLPLPVAAGVPGATAVPLVAPRLVHRIELLLPGLGGGATGEGGEPAGPAAEFARRLKS
- a CDS encoding tetratricopeptide repeat protein; this encodes MTSHHSVEQEWELRVAALWERLDDHEPADFRAAVAALAAERAEDDPAALFELGAAHDSTGLPVEAVRLYERALDAGLTGLRRRRAVVQLASSLRNLGRPDRSVELLTAERDIPADRLDADELALSGAVDAFLALALADTGRDREAASLALGALAPLLPRYNRSLAHYARALLTAPDGS
- a CDS encoding YcxB family protein, which gives rise to MVMDSGHDGRQGDIRSTVELVYRPTRADIHTAVLVRERCRRLHLVRWGFAGLFAAVALLVLAAPTSAASSSLLPAVLAVLVWSVPHAQSHHALKTVSWQGEYRLSVSGTGVSAETEHVTLLQRWSVFRGYRETRDHVVLLSRDPNILLVEVLPKRGLRSPEGVEGLLDLVGRHLPRI
- a CDS encoding SDR family NAD(P)-dependent oxidoreductase; this translates as MTTTSGPYLSGLFSLDGRTALVTGGSSGIGRAIAGALARAGARVVVLARKESELAATVDELTADGCRAAWVSADLSTREGIKAGAEAAAAVFGEPDILVNSAGINLRPPLGELGDEVWDTTMTVNLEAPFLLGRRFGPGMAERGFGRIIHITSQQAHRAFVQSGAYGVSKGALESLARSQAEAWSPYGVTANTLVPGFVMTALNRRLSSDPEKVAALAARTMVGRNGLAEDFAGAAVFLASTSSAYVTGQSLFVDGGFSVH
- a CDS encoding nucleoside/nucleotide kinase family protein, with the translated sequence MPDMDAQQFERLAARARALAEPGSGPRHRRILGLAGAPGAGKSTLAARLVARLDGLAVLVPMDGFHLAQAELERLGRAGRKGAPDTFDAAGYTALLTRLRAPEPGTTVYAPAFDRSLEEPIAGAIAVPPEVPLVVTEGNYLLHDEGAWAAALPLLDEVWYLDLDDRRRVPRLVERHVRFGKERAQAERWVHDSDEVNARLVARSRDRAHLVVRMT
- a CDS encoding SUKH-3 domain-containing protein → MTGVLTRAGWQPDRDAGDAAMLAILTAVAVGARLFPAAELALREFHGLTVLPADTGGRDVAAIGSVVDPREARFDVPSLHRVADSLGVRLFPLGRTDTDAPLAVDEHGRLLMLGTGGPWLLGETVHDGLTALAEGIAPVRLRAPRWSFPLPGGSADLGAAVRAALVAVYVLHSAGVYSGRALHLRATTLRGIGVVAVDEDFPLGPGSLDSSAEPLVAAMTARLDASGARAAACELTLTIPVPPGTEGPPATVECTVTVGNPAEAPALTLTAGLSASAGPTATALDHCARSLTAWSGTPPGA
- a CDS encoding VOC family protein, with the protein product MPSIALVTLVVREYDEAIAFFTDALGFELVEDTDRGDGSRWVVVRPRGAAGVGGLGNAGLLLARAKNETEAASVGNQTGGRVGFFLHTEDFARDHARMTAAGVVFKEEPRHEPYGSVVVFEDLYGNRWDLLQPADVTDATTVTA